CATTTTTAAGCGCCAAAATTAATAGGGCGAATGCACTCAAATAGCCACTGCAACCCTAATATTCGTGCTATAATCTAATCCTTTCAAAAATCCGAAAAGGTTGAGTTACCTCCACCAAACACGGGGCTCTAGtgcctaaatattttaaatacataccaGCGTTGTGGAAGAGTATAGAAtgcagaataataattaataaatctaaATCCATTCCTTTTTCATTCCtcagaaatcaaaaaaattggatCAAATGGAAAATGTCAGTTCGGCTGGTGTTAAGTTACTGCAGTACGTCAAAGCAGTATTAAATTACTGTGAGGTATATAAAgaagtaaaaccaaaaaaggAAAAGGTTGAAGAATTAGAAAAAGAGTTTGAcgaagctaaaaaaaatttggataaacTAGAGAgagaaattgataaaattgaaaatcaattagataatttaaataagcgTTATGAAGTGGCAATGGCTAAAATGAAAGAATTACAAGAAGAAACTGAAATTATGATGCGTAGATTAGCTGCAGCTGATAAATTAATAACAGGTTAGTGTCTTAAAAATATCATTCAGGAAACATTTTGAATTCAGAATGCGAATGCGACCAATGTAGTAATTTTACGATTTTGCCATTTGTTAAGGTAGTATGGCAGTCCAAAAACTTAAAAGCAGTCTTCAAACTGCTTAATGAGTTTTACATAGATCTTTTCAAAgtgtttcagaattttttagaattacTCATTCTTCTAGAATTATATTTCAGAACGCTGCAAGACTAAATTATTGACAGAAAGTATTACCACCATGGCACCCAggattctttttaaatttacccgaacttttatttaaaaaattaattcttataaaCCGTTgacatattatttcatttttaaaggtCTTGGCTCGGAGAGAATTCGTTGGACAgaagatttagaaaaattgcatGATGAACGTAGCCGATTAGTTGGCGATTGTTTATTAGCCAGCTCATTTTTAGCATATACTGGACCTTTTAGTTACGAGTTTCGTAAAACAATGGTCTATGAAGATTGGTATACTGATATTCGAAACCGTGAAATATCACTTacagaaaattttcgtttagaaaaaatgttaacaacTGATGTTGAAATCAGTCAATGGAATTCAGAACGTTTACCACCGGATGAATTATCCGTACAAAATGGTATATTAACTACACGTGCATCACGATTTCCACTTTGCATAGATCCACAACAGCAAGCAttaaattggattaaaaaacGGGAGGatacaactttaaaaatattatcatttaacgatgctgattatttaaaattattagatatgGCTATTCGATATGGACATCCTGTTTTATTTCAAGATGTCGATTATATTGATCCTGTTGTTGAGCCCGTTTTggagaaaaatatcaaaagtaaATTGAACGATTTAATAGATTTAAGGCCAGTCAAAGTATTTAACAGTCATTTCTGAAGAAAATTTGAAGGGCTGTTGTTCCGcgcaagcttaaaattgatgaatattcattgaGGAAATAATTTTCACCTCATCACAGCAGCCTCTCAAATTTCTATCCGAAAACTGTCAAATACAACGCCTGGATCTAAATATGTGTAaggaaattaatattcattaattttaatcaaaaaatgtttagctGTTGCAGGTCGATCATTTGTGATGCTTGGTGATCAAGAAGTTGACATTGATCCACATTTTCGTATGTACTTAACAACAAAGTTAGCGAATCCACAATTCAATACAGCAATATATGCTAAAGCAACTGTTATCAATTATACTGTAACATTATCGGTACGTATTTTCCGAACCTCGTTTATTAGGCAACAATTACGTCACCTGAAGAACtgattaatgtaaaaataaaattgttacagGGCTTAGAAGATCAATTGTTGAGTGTGGTAGTAAGAAATGAAAGATCCGATTTAGAAGAACAACGCGAAACATTAATCAAAGAGACgagtgaaaataaaaagttattgcaAATATTAGAAGATTCACTTTTGAGAGAGCTTTCGACATCCACGGGAAATATGTTGGACAACATTGAGCTAATTAATACATTAgacaatacaaaaacaaaagcaGCTGAGGTAAtatgattttcttaaaattaaactaaaaaccTGATGAAAATATTCGTGGCCTTAACAGATTTATAGATTTAGACAAATTTTTCTTGAACGAAAATTTCATAGCCAGAGATACCTTGTTCATTCCAGGAAAATTTGTAACGGGGTATTTTACTCCATATAAGAAAACTTAGACAAAAAGTAGTCGGTAAATAAGTATCagttttttatctgttttttaaaatggattttcaTTGTAGGTATTTGCAAAAATTGAATTAGCATCAGTAACATCAGCCGATATAGATAAACTTCGTGACGGTTACAGACCAGCAGCGAAACGTGGagcaatattatttttcgtattATCCGATATGTCCATTGTGAATCCAATGTACGAATATTCATTGGAAGCATATTTACAAGTATTTATATTCTCGTTGCAACGATCTTTACCAAATATAATGCTCCATAAACGTTTAGCTAATATTATCGCAACTCTAACGGAAAATGTGTATGTTTACGGTTGTACAGGTAAAAGAAGTAATATTATCCGAAAAAGTCATTTGGTTGTTTAGGGAGACAGTTTCCTAATAGCTTTTCACTAGACTCCTTCGGATacgaattttttgattttattttaaggaacaacttttgttttaggtatttttgagcgttacaaaTTATTGTTCTCATTTCAAATAACCATGAAATTGGATTTGACGGAAGGTGTTGTTCAACAAACGCAATTAGATTTCTTTATAAAAGGCAGTGTTACATTAGAAAAGTCAAGAGAAGAAAGTCCAGCTCCGTGGATATCTGTAAGATATATTTgacaatattgtttatttttaaaactagctATTATCCTCCCGTTTCGCTGGACAGTTCTAGGTCTATTGTTCCTTTTTCTTTCTTCCCAATGTTCAGTAGAATGGCTTGACCTCACTGTGTTACAGCTCCTGCAACAATCGTGTTGCAATGTTAACTTTTCTAAATCTTatgatttaacaatttattaaatttagggTTGGGAGGATGTTATAAAATTACGAACAGATTTTGAACCATTCAAAACAATTGTTGACGATTTACGAAGAGATATTAACGACTGGTCACGATGGTATGATTTAGATGTGCCAGAAGAAGTTGAATGGCCATCAGGATATAGtcgaaaattaaattcatttgaagGTTTAATGTTGTTACGATGTTTTCGTGTTGATCGAATTTATCGTGgcattacaaattatattattgaacgGATGGGTGAAACATATGTAACACCACCAGCAATCAGGTAAAATTCATTCCTATATATTTGAGAAATTCGATTTGacgtttattttcattttcactcCGGATGTTCGATATTAAAAGGGACGTTCCGCTGTGGCTCTAGAATGGAAGTACAATACAACCCTCCCAGTTTGACACAACTCCACCCTAATTGACTCCACCCATATTCATaacacaaaatttgtattttagtttggaaaatatttttgaacaaagcACGCCTTTTATGCCAGTTATATTTGTATTAAGTCCTGGATCAGATCCAACAAGTGAACTGATGAAATTGGCAGACCGTCTTGGTACTGGCGGTGCGAGATTTAAATGTTTATCTCTTGGACAAGGGCAGGAACCTGTAAGTATAAGAACTTCTGAGAatctcaaaaaataacttgaattcATAATGAGTTTGGCTTTTGTAGATTGCTTTAAATTTGCTGGACTCGTCCATCAATCGAGGACAATGGTTAATGTTACAAAATTGCCATTtactattaaaattcattaaggTACTAGAGaaacaattagaaaaaatttctaagcCCCATCCGGAATTTCGACTGTGGTTAACAACTGATCCGGTTGATAATTTTCCAATTGgtgttttacaaaaatcacTCAAAGGtaacaaattatcaaaaacaaagcATAACTTGAAATAATTCCACAAAATTTAATTCTCACAGTGGTTACGGAGCCCCCAAATGGATtgaaactaaatattaaaaacacatactttaaaatgcgacacactgtttTGGAAAATTCGCCACATCCAGTgtacaaaaaactaatatatgTTTTAGCCTTTTTCCATGGCGTAGTTCAGGTTTGTTGCATTTTCAATCTATTACCTTCTAGGAACAGCTGAATAACCTTAAGAATTTTAGGAGCGTCGAAAATACGACAAACTTGGATGGAACATATGCTACGATTTTAACGAATCTGATtttaatgtatgtgtaatgaTATTAGAAACGTATTTAAATAAAGCATATGCAGCTAAAGAAACTCGAGTTCCatggaataatttaaaatacttaattggAGAGGTAAAAATCACCAACTCAAAGGAAATGCcacaaaaaactcaaaatataaaaattgttcgcATTTTTAAGGTTATGTACGGTGGTCGGGTAATTGATGATTTTGATCGGAGAATTGTTGCATGTTATATGGATGAGTATATGGGCGATTTTCTTTTCGACACATTTCagccatttcatttttataaagatgcgaattttgactatgtaatccCAAAAGACGGCGAAAAAGACGATTACATgggtaaaataacatttaataaagcACTAAGTTAATTATTTAGACACCCTATATCTactaaactatattttaaataaaaattgtttaactaaTTGAGACCCTTTTCAAAAGCGGGTCTAATACCCGaataactatttataatttgatgGCAATTGAGTATTTTAGTTTAGcgaaatatcatttaaaaattaaaatacttattttagcGGCTATAGAAGAATTACCATTAGTGAATAGTCCCGAAGTATTTGGATTACATGCGAATGCCGAAATCGGTTACTATACACAATCAGCAAAAGAAATGTGGGCAAATTTAGTTGAACTCCAACCACAAACAGGTAAGCGATTAATTTAACTAATCATAATTTCAATAAGCAGaatataaacttaatatttatcAGGACGGTTACCAGTGAAAAAACGTATGtatggttttatttaaattgctcGTAAAGGTAATTTATATGCTGCTCTACGAGGCCTAGTAAATTTGGTTAATTCCTATAAATTGAAACTTTCGCTTTATCGGTTTTAATAgcttttgtgtattttttatagcagcttaaatttattattgccTTTCTGGACTAATTTggactaatttttaaatttttttaatgcaattttgtTTTCTTCCTTACTCAAAGATGCTAAAAGAGAAGTGATATTCATCttgtatttagaaaatgaatttcgGAGTAAAGAAAAAACCTAATTCGATTCCTAAATCCAACCTTTTCACTTTCAGTATATCTGAGAAGTGACTTAAttgtaataacaaaatttttactccCTCCCATTAATATgagaacaaaaaaattgcatgttACAGCTATAGTGctcttttttattcaaactatTACGACGCAGTATTTCTTTTCCTTAGACAAACTTTTTCTTGAATCCTTGCAggcttttcattaaatatattaaagtacAGTTTAATAGAATGATATCCGAATTCTACATCAGGCTGTTTTacgcttttatatttaaatccaaaaatttcttaaacagCTTATTTGAAGTAATTTAAGACATAGAATCTTCGTacaagcaaaataaaataactctaatattgcgaaaattatttcttttagatTTTAGGCGCCTATTAATAATGGCtttatagtataattttttaatgaattgggGTCCTGTCCACGATTTTTTTCAATGcaacaaaaaatgaatacaaaattttttaaaggttgcgaaattgtttattttcgtgGACAGATtccattcaatttaaataaagcaaaataatcgtaaaaacaaatttaaggtGAGGTTGGTGGTGGTATAACTCGTGACGAATTTATTGATAATGTTGCTGTGGGAATATTAGAAAGAATGCCACCATTGTATGAAATTTGGCGTGTAAAAAAAGCAAATGAGACAAGTATTACACCAACATTTATTGTACTTTGTCAAGAGCTAGAACGATTTAATAATCTTATTGATAAAATGAGAACAACTTTAACTTTATTACGGAAAGCGTTAGCTGGCGAGATTGGTATGGACGCTGTATTAGATAATGTTGCATATTCGTTATTTAATGGACAATTACCAGCATCATGGCGCAAATTATGTCCGGCAACATGTAAAAATTTGGGCGGATGGATTGCGCATTTTCATCGACGTAAAAGTCAATACAATGATTGggtaatgttttttatttggcTGAGATCTTATCAATATATTACCGCCAAGGTTGTTcccgaataaaatttttcattattacacgATTTCTccctttttttttacagattttacaATCAGAGCCAGTGGTAATATGGGTATCTGGATTACATATACCCGAATCATACCTAACTGCGTTAATTCAAATGGCATGCCGGAAAAACTTTTGGCCGTTGGATAAATCCACATTATACTCATATGTAACTGAGTATGTAGATCCAGATGACGTGGATGATCGCCCTCCTGTGGTATGTATATCATTTTAAGCCTTATTCCCACAGCACATACCTcaggaaatttaatttgacgTTTGAAAGTAATGACTCGGATGCTCAACTCTAGGCttgtacaatttaaaaacactgtccacccataatttttttttatttttagggatGTTACATGACTGGATTGTACATAGAAGGTGCTCGTTGGGATGTAGAAGCTAAATGTCTAAAAAAATCTCGACCAAAAGTTTTAATCGAAGAAATTCCTGTACTAGCTGTTTTACCAATTGAAACGTAtcgtttaaaattacaaaatacattCCGCGCACCAGTGTATACAACATCCTTACGACGGAATGCAATGGGTGTTGGTCTTGTATTCGAAGCTGATTTAGGTACAACGGAAGATATTAGCCATTGGATATTACAAGGTGTATGTCTTGTCATGAACCAAGATtaatcgaattaatttttttgttttgttttctagttataacttttgtaataatttttttaataataaatttattaatttttaattacctgTCATTGATTTGAACATAACTGCggtaaacataaattataaaacgaaCTATCCAAAAAATCATTTACAGCAACCCATTTTATCCACCCTCGACTTTGTAAAGTCTTTGAATTCACAGTACCTCCATAATAATGAGGATCCTGTAGATACAAACATTttgtcaattaaatattttactgattttaattttaaaaagatataaagttACCACAACTAGGAGATAATTTGTAGAATCGCATGAATGAGTTCCCATAATTCCTTTGGATGAACAATCTGTATCACCACCCATCATTAGAGGACTTCCTTtacttataaaatgttctaCCAAACTTGGCACAATAGAATTCAATTCTGAGCCCGAGTTCacatgaattattttacaaggGACATCGTATAAAGTATCGATAACCATTGAGGcctatgaaataaaaatgctttataaatatgaatattttcataGAAGAAATATATGTTAGGCAAACGGTTTCGAAATGACTGTTAAATACTATGTTTGACTATGGATTTTGATTTAGGCAAATAAAAACCGGCCCCTTAATTTTAGCAAGAATTCTCGAGCTGTGCTGTGAATATAAGGTGCCATATATCACAGTGCTGGGTCGGGAGAAAATGAAATAACCACCAGTTTTTCAATTCTTCATTTATTGAATTCTGGGGAATCTTCATTTATTGAATTCTGGGGAACTTATCTTGAGATCAGTAATCGGGAGAAACTACATGATTTCTGAAGTCTACCGATCAAATTTGAACAAGTAGCTTTaagtatatgtaaatatttttgttactctgtaaatattttatactcacTTCAACTGTACCGATCCAATTTCTCGATCCTAAGAACGCATTTGGTTTATCTTCAATTTTAACAAGAGTTTGTTGAATGGCTGGAATATCTGGAACACTTACgttcttattaattttgttaatccATGAACATAAGGTTTGCAAAGTTCGATATCCACAGCCCCATCCCtaaaaacattgtttaatttattacaattgtcTCTCAgagtttcaaaacaaataaaccTGGTCTGATCTCAAGTGATTGATCTCAaggaaaaagattttaattaataatccaattaataacaaacaattgactgagttaattgttgaaatcgtttgatttttgacgtcacgtaaataaagaaagatatccactcttaaatagccacacacacataactgatattcccatattaatacatactataaaatttgcacctaattagcgccctcgtgggtaaacagtgatgtttacaaaaaaatgtttcaaacaaaagttgtttatttttttataaggaacattttttacatttaaacttttgttctatctctaacagtttacaagatgggtcctacggacccaagacccaattggcctatgttgctcatttacgaactcgacctcacttttttcgtcctgagtatgctataaaaatttcatcttgatatctcttttcgtttttgagttatcgtgttgacagacaaccggaaatggactagttaggtgattctatgaatacctataccaaaatttttttcatagcaccaatttttttaggcgttacaaacttaggactaaacttaatatactatgtatatttcatatatacatagtataaaaactaaaactctGAACTCTTGTAAAAAGTTACTTGAAACACCCAGTACATAAAATTTAGTTACCCTATCATCCAGACCGTcacataaataatgataatataaataatctcCTTTAACCAAATTAGTTAATCCATGATTTGAGGGTGCTTCTAGTCCTATATGAACATTTtccaacaaatttaaattttctggcATAGTTATTAGTTTCAGTATGTCAAAAAAACCCTTGCTTGCGTAAACATGCAAAACACGTGAGAAAAGtgaatacaaataaatgttttaagaaCACTGGTACATagcttgtcaaatttgtaatttctgcgatttaaaataagattttccgaaatttttgcgatttattaaattaaaaatttacaaaataactgACTAcgtaaattaatttcttattcaatcagaaatttaatttacgattttttaaaatctacacTTTAGGAACAATGATTGAAGGCCACTGGTATATAATTTGTcagatttaaataatatatttactgaAACATggattgaaatttcaaaaatgttacttGAACTAATTACTTGTTTAAATGGTTGTTcaagtaatttattaaattcagaaAATGTAATTTACAAGAATTCTTCTTAaaacataattcaaaatttcgttaattgtatcaatatattatttttttaggcttggaaaactttaaataaatattgtcatCCCGGTGAAAAAGAAACAGTTAATCGTATATTAACTGTagcgaaaaaatattataaaattcaaaaatttattcaaaaatacaaacGAATAACGATTTCAAATAAACCCATAAcagtttattatttgaataaatccaAAAATGGTACAGAAACCAAAACAATTGTACCGGGTATTTATTTGCAATCGTTATGTTTCGGTTTGGAAGATGGTTGTGAGGAATATTTAACGACAATCTGTgatttagaacaaaaaattacgaATAATAAAACATCATTGCTTAGTTATGTACTGAGTCAGGTTGAAAGTCATACAGaacaattaaatgttttattaaatattatcgatACAATTGAAAGTCAAGAGTTACATGGATGCCAAATTTTAGGATTATTACATGAATATCTTCAATTAATTGTATATGGTCATcgtaattttcttataaagtaAGAGTATATATATTCATCCCGTAAAAAAACCatggaatttagaaaaaatcgcgttaattttaagattggataaatagtttttgagatatcgccttAAATCGTATACAAAACATAACAGGGGTACACCATAAATAggtccctagcacctagaccaagagGTTCTCTGTGCTCTTCTTGAGAACAACCTGTCACCCAAAGGTGAGACGCATCCGAGCTTCATTCTCTTTAACGTCAGAGTGTTCGGTACCCAGATCAGTGTGACTGTGTTATTGAGTGCCAGGAGATTCGGTACCTCGATGCATTTATAGACTATCCTCGGCGTGTGAAGGATCCGTAGAGTGATTAACCTTTCGTGTTACAGATCTGATTAAAAAACCGCCGCATTATGAGAGTGATACTTTGGAGCGATTTCAGACGATGAGTTACCTTCATAAGCATTTATTAACCTAGTCATTAAATGAACCAAAttgttgtattaaaaaaaaaaacaaaaaaacaaaacaaaacaaaaatcagaGACAAATTCTTTTTACGGTAAAATAACCCTTGGCGAGtcttaatatattgtttttatagcGAATAGAGAATATAGaactttctaaattaatattgatagtTTATGTTCCATTTTCAGGGTTATTCGAGTTGTAAATAGTCCATTTTACAATCATTTGATTCGGTGGATTTTATTTGGCGAATTAAATGACAAGtatcatgaattttttattgaagaacAAAATGATTCCGTAAgtgtgaattttttaataaagtcagattttgtcataaaaatttataaagtctGTCTTTTAACCATTGAGATTTTTCTCACTATccattaaaatggtccaccctgtatacgGTTTCGGTTTTGATTATGGATTGTAGAGGTAAGGATCACAATCTCATATGGCTCTTTATGACTCAAAAGCTATCcacaaaatagcattaaatGAAGGGTTTAGAATATGTATGTAATTGTATGTATTGTCCCCTGGATACAGCAAAGCAACATCATCTTAATTTAAAGGTATTTGGGGATCACTGAGTGTACTCCTTACCTCTACCCtctttgttttaataaactCGCCTGTATAACCAGTGTTGAGTATATTAGCGATCAGATGTACTATGCTTAGAATAGAAAAATAACGTGTTCGAATTCCAACAGCGCTAGttctatttgatatttttttaaatattataaatttcattgatCTTTTAGACAAAAGAAGATAAAATgaaagattataaaattaataagaaattacttccaacatttatttcacaaaaaattgctATAGAAATATGCCAAATTGGACAAACAGTACATATGATATTAAATGATCCACGAAAATCAttatacgaaaataaaaatgatcaatattttaattggaaaagtaacgtggaaaaatattataaaaaattgtacgaACTTGAAGGAATTCCCT
The Chrysoperla carnea chromosome 4, inChrCarn1.1, whole genome shotgun sequence genome window above contains:
- the LOC123297503 gene encoding ufm1-specific protease 1, producing the protein MPENLNLLENVHIGLEAPSNHGLTNLVKGDYLYYHYLCDGLDDRGWGCGYRTLQTLCSWINKINKNVSVPDIPAIQQTLVKIEDKPNAFLGSRNWIGTVEASMVIDTLYDVPCKIIHVNSGSELNSIVPSLVEHFISKGSPLMMGGDTDCSSKGIMGTHSCDSTNYLLVVDPHYYGGTVNSKTLQSRGWIKWVAVNDFLDSSFYNLCLPQLCSNQ